In Aspergillus fumigatus Af293 chromosome 4, whole genome shotgun sequence, one genomic interval encodes:
- a CDS encoding putative acyl-CoA dehydrogenase: MSKTFSKDDVASHNKPDNLWVIIDEDVYDLTKFQDDHPGGKKILSRVAGKDASKQFWKYHNEGILKKYKAQLQIGSLDSKKAVAAPTPAKKEAPRPQAAAPVDVAAAKSDEPLEPYGELVPFADPSWYQGYHSPYFNQTHAALRAEVRQWVETEIEPYVTEWDEAKKVPDSVYKQMGERGYLAGLLGTKYPIQHTRNRVQSVAPENWDLFHEMLLTDELSRAGSGGLVWNLIGGFGIGCPPLVKFGKKALVDRILPGILAGDKRICLAITEPDAGSDVANLTCEAKLSPDGKHYIVNGEKKWITNGVWSDYFTTAVRTGGPGMNGISVLLIEREAGGVSTRRMDCQGVWSSGTTYVTFEDVKVPVENLIGKENQGFKVIMTNFNHERIGIVIQCVRFARVCYEEAMKYAHKRRTFGKKLIDHPVIRMKLAHMARQIEATYNWLENIIYQCQSMEETEAMLKLGGAIAGLKAQATTTFEFCAREASQIFGGLSYSRGGQGGKVERLYRDVRAYAIPGGSEEIMLDLSVRQSLRVHQLFGMKL; this comes from the exons ATGTCCAAAACATTCTCCAAAGACGACGTGGCGTCGCATAACAAGCCAGACAACCTCTGGGTGATCATCGATGAGGACGTCTACGACCTGACCAAGTTCCAGGACGATCATCCTGGTGGAAAGAAGA TTCTCTCGCGAGTGGCAGGCAAGGATGCTTCGAAGCAGTTTTGGAAATATCACAACGAGGGGATCCTGAAGAAGTACAAGGCCCAGCTGCAGATTGGTTCTCTAGATTCGAAGAAGGCTGTCGCCGCCCCTACTCCTGCTAAGAAGGAGGCGCCCCGGCCTCAGGCCGCAGCGCCGGttgatgttgctgctgcgaagTCCGACGAGCCCCTGGAGCCTTACGGTGAACTGGTTCCCTTCGCGGACCCTTCATGGTACCAAGGT TACCACTCGCCCTACTTTAACCAGACTCACGCAGCCCTACGCGCCGAGGTCAGACAATGGGTGGAGACTGAGATTGAGCCCTACGTCACCGAATGGGATGAGGCCAAGAAGGTGCCCGACAGCGTTTACAAGCAGATGGGTGAGAGAGGATACCTTGCTGGTTTGTTGGGAACCAAGTACCCCATTCAGCACACTCGCAACAGGGTCCAGTCGGTGGCACCTGAGAATTGGGATCTCTTCCACGAGATGCTGCTCACGGACGAGTTGTCCCGCGCTGGCAGTGGTGGCTTGGTTTGGAACTTGATTGGTGGTTTCGGGATTGGTTGCCCGCCTCTGGTGAAGTTCGGCAAGAAGGCCCTGGTTGACAGAATCCTGCCTGGCATTCTGGCCGGTGACAAGCGCATCTGTCTCGCCATCACTGAGCCCGATGCGGGTAGTGACGTTGCCAACTTGACATGCGAAGCTAAGCTGTCTCCTGATGGCAAGCACTATATTGTCAATGGTGAGAAGAAGTGGATCACCAACGGTGTTTGGTCCGATTACTTCACCACTGCTGTTCGTACCGGCGGGCCTGGCATGAACGGCATCAGTGTTCTCTTGATCGAGAGAGAGGCGGGTGGTGTCAGCACCAGACGGATGGATTGCCAGGGTGTCTGGAGCAGTGGCACCACGTACGTTACCTTCGAGGACGTCAAGGTGCCCGTGGAGAACCTGATCGGCAAGGAGAACCAGGGCTTCAAGG TGATCATGACCAACTTCAACCACGAGAGAATTGGTATCGTCATTCAGTGTGTCCGATTCGCTCGTGTTTGCTACGAGGAAGCCATGAAGTATGCCCACAAGCGCAGGACCTTCGgcaagaagctcatcgaccACCCTGTCATTCGCATGAAGCTGGCGCACATGGCCCGCCAGATCGAAGCAACATACAACTGGCTAGAGAACATCATCTATCAGTGCCAGTCGATGGAGGAGACCGAAGCGATGCTCAAATTGGGTGGTGCCATTGCTGGTCTTAAGGCTCAAGCAACTACCACTTTCGAGTTCTGCGCCCGAGAGGCAAGTCAGATCTTCGGAGGTCTGAGCTACAGCCGCGGAGGCCAAGGTGGCAAGGTTGAGCGCTTGTACCGTGATGTTCGTGCCTACGCTATCCCCGGTGGAAGTGAGGAAATCATGTTAGACCTCAGCGTTCGCCAGAGCTTGCGGGTGCACCAGCTGTTCGGCATGAAGCTATAG
- the spt5 gene encoding transcription elongation factor spt5, translating into MSRNFLNEDFGSEEEDDDFNPAPAEDSDEEDVKPQSTSRGRINEEEEDDDHADVKPERADREGSEDDVKEDIDADEADAGGERDEGEDEEEGENDEDDEDDEEEGEEEEEDEDDEDEDEDEDEQDVSSGRPRKRRKRLGGVHNFIDTEAGVDEEEDEAEDEEDEMEFGAEMHPDDLDALPAGADTDDRRHRQLDRQRELEASMDAEKQAQLLKERYGRNRAAATDAVVVPKRLLLPSVDDPSIWGVRCKAGKEREVVFAIQKRIEERPPGSRKPIRIISAFERGGAMSGYIYVEARRQADVMEALEDMSNVYPRTKMILVPVREMPDLLRVQKSEELNPGGWVRIKRGKYQGDLAQIEEVDTNGLDVTVRLVPRLDYGLNEDSGAPVVDIKRKRPGMASGGPRPPQRLFSEAEAKKRHGKYLSATSGLGGKSWSYLGETYIDGFLIKDMKVQHLITKNVNPRLEEVTMFARGSDDGTSNLDLASLAETLKNSTAEESYLPGDPVEVFRGEQQGLVGRTTSTRGDIVTLQVTEGELAGQMIEAPVKSLRKRFREGDHVKVIGGSRYQDELGMVVQVKDDTVTLLSDMSMQEITVFSKDLRLSAETGVDGKLGMFDVHDLVQLDASTVACVVKVDRESLRVLDQNGSIRTVLPSQIANKITPRRDAVATDRNGAEIRIGDTVRELYGDQRSGVILHIYRSFLFLHNKAQAENSGIVVVRTTNVVTVSAKGGRSTGPDLTKMNPALMRSGIPGASMGPPKSFGHDRLIGKTVQVRKGPYKGLVGIVKDSTDVQARVELHSRNKLVTIPKDVLIVKDPVTGQTLDMSRKGGQRVPYGASAAPPSGWSGGRTPMAAADSSRTPAWGGASSARTPAWAGISGSRTPAWKMDGSRTSNPYDGSRTAYGGAGSRTPAWNAGARTPYDSGSGSSGFDAFAAGSRTPAWGGANAGGRTPAWSASSSAGSGNRDSRGYDAPNPGGAYSAPTPGAYTAPTPGASAPTPGAWADSAPTPGVFNAPTPGGLSGRPYDAPTPAMGGAAATPGAGAYGDGEDGGPRYDEGTPSP; encoded by the exons ATGTCACGGAATTTTCTGAACGAGGACTTTGggtccgaagaagaagacgatgacttCAATCCCGCGCCTGCGGAAGACtctgacgaagaggatgtcAAGCCACAG TCTACGAGTCGCGGCCGTATcaacgaggaagaggaagacgacgaccATGCCGATGTTAAGCCTGAGAGAGCCGACCGAGAGGGGAGCGAAGATGACGTAAAGGAAGACATTGATGCCGATGAGGCTGACGCTGGCGGCGAGAGAGACGAGggggaagacgaggaagaaggtgaaaatgacgaggatgacgaggatgacgaggaggagggggaggaggaggaggaggatgaggacgacgaagatgaagatgaagacgaagatgagcaaGATGTCTCATCG GGCCGTCCGAGAAAACGAAGGAAGAGATTGGGCGGTGTGCATAATTTCATCGATACGGAGGCTGGTgtcgacgaagaagaggacgaggctgaagatgaggaggatgaaatgGAGTTTGGCGCAGAGATGCACCCGGACGATCTGGATGCGCTCCCCGCTGGCGCGGATACAGACGACCGCCGGCACCGACAACTCGATCGCCAGCGTGAGCTCGAGGCGAGTATGGATGCTGAGAAGCAGGCGCAGTTGCTCAAAGAACGTTATGGTCGAAATCGCGCCGCCGCCACCGATGCCGTCGTCGTGCCCAAGCGGCTACTTCTTCCCAGTGTCGATGATCCCAGTATCTGGGGTGTCCGTTGCAAAGCTGGCAAGGAGCGGGAGGTCGTCTTTGCGATTCAGAAACGGATCGAAGAGCGGCCGCCCGGCTCTCGGAAACCCATCAGGATCATTTCTGCGTTTGAGCGTGGGGGTGCCATGAGCGGTTATATCTACGTCGAAGCGCGCAGACAGGCTGATGTGATggaggctctggaagatatGTCAAACGTTTATCCACGGACAAAGATGATCCTGGTTCCCGTTCGAGAGATGCCCGATCTACTTCGAGTTCAGAAATCCGAGGAGCTTAACCCTGGCGGATGGGTTCGCATCAAGCGCGGCAAATACCAGGGTGATCTGGCCCagattgaagaagtggaCACAAACGGCTTGGATGTTACAGTACGCTTGGTCCCGCGGTTGGATTATGGCTTGAACGAGGACAGTGGAGCTCCTGTAGTCGACATCAAGAGGAAACGACCTGGCATGGCTTCGGGAGGTCCTCGGCCTCCTCAGCGGCTGTTCAGCGAGGCTGAAGCGAAGAAAAGACATGGAAAGTACTTGTCAGCTACGTCTGGCCTGGGCGGAAAGTCGTGGAGTTACCTGGGTGAGACGTATATCGACGGTTTCTTGATCAAGGACATGAAGGTACAGCATCTTATCACAAAGAACGTCAACCCCCGTCTCGAGGAGGTTACTATGTTCGCTCGAGGCTCTGATGACGGTACCTCCAACTTGGATCTCGCGTCACTTGCGGAGACGCTCAAAAACTCGACGGCCGAGGAATCATATCTTCCAGGTGACCCAGTCGAGGTGTTCCGAGGCGAGCAGCAGGGCTTGGTCGGTCGCACCACGTCGACCCGTGGAGACATTGTTACCTTGCAGGTAACTGAAGGTGAACTGGCCGGTCAGATGATTGAAGCTCCAGTCAAATCTCTTCGCAAGCGCTTTAGGGAAGGTGACCATGTCAAAGTCATTGGCGGCAGTCGATACCAGGATGAGCTGGGTATGGTGGTACAGGTTAAAGACGATACTGTGACACTGCTCAGTGATATGAGCATGCAGGAAATCACTGTCTTCAGCAAGGATCTCAGGCTCTCTGCCGAGACTGGCGTCGATGGGAAGTTGGGCATGTTTGATGTGCACGACCTCGTTCAACTAGA TGCCTCCACTGTTGCTTGCGTTGTCAAAGTCGATCGTGAGTCGTTGAGGGTTCTAGACCAGAACGGGTCTATCCGCACCGTTCTTCCGTCACAGATCGCAAATAAAATCACGCCTCGTCGGGACGCGGTGGCTACTGATCGCAATGGTGCTGAAATCCGAATTGGCGATACTGTGCGGGAATTGTATGGAGACCAGAGGAGCGGCGTCATTCTTCACATTTACCGCTCGTTCCTGTTCTTGCACAACAAAGCACAGGCAGAGAATTCAGGTATCGTTGTGGTCCGTACGACCAACGTTGTCACTGTGTCGGCCAAGGGTGGCAGATCCACCGGGCCTGATCTCACCAAGATGAATCCGGCTTTGATGAGAAGCGGCATTCCTGGTGCTTCAATGGGTCCTCCCAAAAGTTTCGGCCATGACCGGCTGATTGGCAAGACTGTTCAAGTGCGCAAGGGGCCGTACAAGGGTCTAGTGGGTATTGTGAAGGATTCGACAGATGTACAAGCACGTGTGGAGCTTCACTCGAGAAATAAACTGGTGACGATCCCTAAGGACGTACTCATCGTCAAGGACCCTGTCACCGGCCAAACGCTGGATATGTCTCGAAAGGGAGGACAGCGTGTCCCATATGGTGCTTCCGCAGCGCCGCCATCCGGATGGTCAGGCGGACGCACTCCTATGGCAGCGGCGGATTCATCCAGAACGCCTGCTTGGGGCGGTGCATCCTCGGCTCGAA CACCTGCTTGGGCAGGCATCAGCGGTTCTCGCACCCCAGCATGGAAGATGGACGGATCGCGCACATCGAACCCCTACGATGGAAGTCGAACCGCATATGGAGGCGCTGGCTCACGCACACCAGCCTGGAACGCTGGCGCACGAACACCTTATGACTCCGGCTCCGGATCGAGTGGCTTTGATGCATTTGCGGCAGGCTCACGAACGCCAGCTTGGGGCGGAGCGAACGCTGGCGGCCGCACGCCGGCCTGGTCTGCGAGTTCCTCGGCAGGAAGCGGGAATAGAGATTCTCGCGGCTACGACGCTCCCAATCCAGGTGGGGCCTATTCTGCTCCCACCCCAGGGGCATATACCGCACCAACCCCCGGGGCCTCGGCACCTACGCCTGGAGCCTGGGCTGACAGCGCCCCGACACCGGGGGTGTTCAACGCACCGACCCCCGGCGGCCTCTCAGGTCGTCCGTACGATGCACCCACGCCGGCGATGGGTGGTGCGGCAGCGACCCCGGGCGCAGGAGCATATGGGGATGGTGAGGATGGCGGGCCTCGTTACGACGAAGGAACACCCAGCCCTTAG